One Thomasclavelia spiroformis DSM 1552 DNA window includes the following coding sequences:
- a CDS encoding YybH family protein, whose product MNETVLDLINQADLAIKEERFDDLMEFYMDDAILVVKPGLEVQGKKAIKEAFIKIAAYFKNSVVPTQGKMIMLETSDTILVLSKTLLDASNKETSEYAMERKATYVYRKINGKWLCAIDNSYGTSLLDM is encoded by the coding sequence ATGAATGAAACAGTTTTAGATTTAATTAATCAAGCAGATTTAGCGATTAAAGAAGAACGTTTTGATGATTTAATGGAATTTTATATGGATGATGCTATTTTAGTTGTTAAACCGGGATTAGAAGTACAAGGTAAAAAGGCAATCAAAGAGGCATTTATAAAGATTGCAGCATATTTTAAAAATAGTGTTGTGCCTACTCAAGGAAAGATGATAATGCTTGAAACGTCAGATACTATTTTGGTGTTATCAAAAACGTTGTTGGATGCAAGTAATAAAGAAACATCTGAGTATGCAATGGAAAGAAAAGCAACGTATGTTTATCGTAAAATAAATGGTAAATGGTTATGTGCAATCGATAATTCGTATGGTACTTCATTATTAGATATGTAA
- a CDS encoding DUF3784 domain-containing protein: MNIGFIVCICCCLLFLIFALIFTILKDKAAILISGFNSMSKDQREMYDQKKMSKDQRNAFLIWGLIFAVGAILANFISQFFAIIAFIVWLIIFFKDVHLDEEKAFGKYKIK; encoded by the coding sequence ATGAATATCGGTTTTATTGTATGTATATGTTGTTGTTTGCTTTTTTTAATCTTTGCATTAATTTTTACAATATTAAAAGATAAAGCAGCGATTTTAATTAGTGGATTTAACAGTATGTCTAAAGACCAAAGAGAAATGTATGATCAAAAAAAGATGAGTAAAGATCAAAGAAATGCTTTTTTAATTTGGGGATTGATTTTTGCTGTTGGGGCAATATTGGCTAATTTTATTTCGCAGTTTTTTGCTATCATTGCATTTATTGTATGGTTAATTATCTTTTTTAAAGATGTACATCTTGATGAAGAAAAAGCTTTTGGAAAATATAAAATTAAATAA
- a CDS encoding nitroreductase: protein MEILECIKTRRSHRKFSDQIVEDKKIEKIIEAGRYAPSGNNNQTCHFIVITNKEVLMKLKNLVQEEFSKMEIVDGMYQSIINSINNAKKGNYVFHYNAPLFIIVANKKGYGNAMADCSCALENMMLEANELELGSCWINQLRWLDENPRINEYLKTLGLLDDEIVCGSLSVGYVEKLNRTITKRTGNVVTFIK, encoded by the coding sequence ATGGAAATATTGGAATGTATTAAAACAAGAAGAAGTCATCGTAAATTTAGTGATCAAATTGTTGAAGATAAAAAAATTGAAAAGATTATTGAAGCGGGAAGATATGCACCAAGTGGTAATAATAATCAAACATGTCATTTTATTGTTATTACTAATAAAGAAGTTTTAATGAAATTAAAAAATCTTGTGCAAGAAGAATTTAGTAAAATGGAAATTGTTGATGGAATGTATCAATCAATAATAAATTCGATTAATAATGCTAAAAAAGGCAATTATGTATTTCATTATAATGCACCGTTATTTATTATCGTGGCTAATAAAAAAGGTTATGGAAATGCTATGGCTGATTGTTCTTGTGCACTTGAAAATATGATGTTAGAGGCAAATGAATTAGAACTTGGAAGCTGCTGGATCAATCAATTACGCTGGTTAGATGAAAATCCCAGAATTAATGAGTACTTAAAAACATTAGGGTTATTAGATGATGAAATAGTTTGTGGTTCATTAAGTGTTGGCTATGTTGAAAAATTAAATCGAACAATAACTAAAAGAACTGGTAATGTTGTAACATTTATAAAATAA